Proteins encoded by one window of Salicibibacter halophilus:
- a CDS encoding ABC transporter permease: MAEPEFEPTKKSSKLNSRLSWIWTEYSVIIAFLILFAASSILSPRFLEFSNLMNILMQVSIIGVIALGMTMIMLSGGIDLSVGSVLALVGVFSVIALNASGSIFVAVITALAVGAFTGFLNGFMVAKLKIAAFIATLGMMAAARSIALYTSDGGSISGEVDGFSSISNSSIGAIQSPIFIFALMAVLVFILLQQTRFGRYVYAIGSNEKGALLSGIRVDRIKIAVYTLAGMLVSVAAIIETSRLNSISSSSSGQLYELDAIAAVIIGGTRMTGGRGKVVGTIFGVLILGILNNMMNLMNVSPYLQGFVTGLVIIIAVVFQKRE, from the coding sequence ATGGCAGAGCCGGAATTCGAACCAACCAAAAAATCGTCAAAATTAAATAGCCGCCTCTCGTGGATATGGACAGAATACAGCGTGATTATCGCATTCTTGATTCTTTTTGCGGCTTCATCCATCTTGAGTCCGAGATTTTTGGAATTTAGCAATCTGATGAATATCTTAATGCAAGTCTCTATTATTGGTGTCATTGCTTTAGGAATGACGATGATTATGCTGTCCGGCGGGATAGACTTATCCGTGGGAAGTGTTTTGGCCTTAGTCGGTGTATTTTCGGTTATCGCCTTAAACGCTTCAGGGAGTATTTTTGTTGCGGTGATAACAGCCTTGGCCGTTGGGGCGTTTACAGGCTTTCTTAACGGGTTTATGGTCGCAAAATTAAAGATTGCTGCCTTTATTGCCACGTTGGGGATGATGGCTGCTGCCCGCTCCATTGCCTTATATACGTCAGACGGAGGCAGCATTTCCGGCGAGGTCGACGGATTTAGTTCCATTTCAAATAGCAGTATCGGAGCGATTCAATCGCCGATTTTTATTTTCGCATTGATGGCGGTACTTGTTTTTATCTTATTGCAGCAAACGCGTTTTGGGCGTTATGTATATGCGATTGGCAGTAATGAAAAAGGGGCGCTTTTGTCAGGAATCCGGGTAGATCGTATAAAAATAGCCGTGTACACACTGGCAGGAATGCTTGTAAGCGTCGCCGCGATCATCGAGACGTCTCGACTGAATTCTATTTCTTCCTCCAGTTCCGGGCAACTCTATGAACTGGATGCGATCGCTGCCGTCATCATCGGTGGCACACGGATGACCGGAGGACGCGGCAAAGTTGTCGGTACAATTTTCGGAGTACTGATCCTGGGTATTTTAAATAACATGATGAATTTAATGAATGTATCTCCGTATCTTCAAGGGTTTGTAACAGGCTTAGTGATTATTATTGCTGTGGTATTTCAAAAGAGAGAATAA
- a CDS encoding sugar ABC transporter ATP-binding protein, whose amino-acid sequence MENIHKSFNHVPVLKNVTINVEHGEIHALLGENGAGKSTLMNILGGVHHPDEGTIVLNGQTVEMVNPRTSQSYGISFIHQELNVVSDLRVYENMFLGAELENKFGFVKVEEMCRRTNEILAQLGVNIHPKTYVRQLDTSYKQMIEIARALLHKSRLIIMDEPTTALAEHEVRRLFALMKNLKQTGVSIIYISHKLKEIEEVCDTYTVLRDGKVVGSKRMKDEHLDEITKLMVGKSVSEDRLIESHAFGQVALEVKNLTHEGFFKDINFTVRKGEIVGFTGLAGDGRTELFESLFGYRKKYTGQIKIFDRVVTIKHPTQALKAGMGLVPKDRKENAIIKDLNVIQNMSLSSMAHFEKAGFIKGKTEREKFNFYQQKLNIKVPNPKTTIDKLSGGNQQKVVIAKWLEVNADIIIFDNPTQGIDVGAKREIYQHIVSLAAQGKAVIILSSEAPEIRKVCHTIHVMYQGEVTAQFAGEEATDDEIMSYATGSKRGR is encoded by the coding sequence ATGGAAAATATCCATAAATCATTCAATCATGTGCCGGTACTGAAAAATGTCACTATTAACGTGGAACACGGGGAGATTCATGCTTTGTTAGGGGAAAATGGGGCAGGCAAATCTACGTTAATGAACATATTGGGCGGTGTTCATCATCCGGATGAAGGGACCATCGTTTTAAATGGGCAGACGGTAGAAATGGTCAATCCCAGAACCTCTCAATCCTACGGGATCAGTTTTATCCACCAGGAACTCAATGTCGTTTCCGACCTGCGCGTATATGAAAATATGTTTTTAGGCGCTGAACTTGAGAATAAGTTTGGATTTGTAAAAGTAGAAGAAATGTGTAGAAGAACAAATGAAATTTTAGCGCAGCTAGGTGTTAACATTCATCCGAAAACATATGTACGGCAGTTGGACACATCTTATAAACAAATGATCGAAATTGCAAGGGCACTCCTACATAAATCCAGGCTGATTATTATGGACGAACCGACGACGGCTTTAGCGGAACACGAAGTCCGGCGTCTGTTTGCATTAATGAAAAACCTTAAACAAACAGGCGTCTCCATCATTTATATCTCCCATAAATTAAAAGAAATCGAGGAAGTTTGTGACACCTATACCGTCTTGCGCGATGGCAAAGTCGTAGGAAGCAAGCGTATGAAAGATGAGCATCTCGACGAAATCACCAAGCTGATGGTAGGGAAATCAGTCTCTGAGGATCGATTAATAGAGTCACATGCATTTGGACAGGTGGCATTGGAAGTCAAAAATTTAACGCATGAAGGTTTTTTTAAGGATATCAATTTCACTGTCAGAAAAGGAGAAATTGTTGGCTTTACGGGATTGGCCGGTGATGGACGAACGGAGCTTTTTGAAAGTCTGTTTGGTTACCGCAAAAAATATACCGGCCAAATCAAAATATTTGATCGGGTTGTAACGATCAAGCATCCCACACAAGCGTTAAAAGCGGGGATGGGGCTTGTTCCTAAAGATCGAAAAGAGAATGCCATCATTAAGGACCTTAACGTCATCCAAAACATGAGCCTATCATCGATGGCCCATTTTGAAAAAGCAGGATTTATTAAAGGAAAGACCGAAAGGGAAAAATTTAACTTTTACCAACAAAAGTTAAATATAAAAGTCCCCAACCCGAAAACGACGATCGACAAATTAAGTGGCGGGAATCAACAAAAGGTGGTCATTGCCAAATGGCTTGAAGTGAATGCGGATATTATTATTTTTGACAATCCAACACAAGGCATTGATGTCGGAGCTAAGCGTGAAATCTATCAGCATATTGTTTCTTTGGCTGCACAAGGGAAAGCCGTGATTATTTTATCCTCGGAAGCACCGGAAATCCGAAAAGTTTGTCACACCATTCATGTCATGTATCAAGGGGAGGTAACGGCACAATTTGCTGGTGAGGAAGCGACAGATGACGAAATCATGAGTTATGCAACAGGCTCAAAAAGGGGGCGATGA
- a CDS encoding substrate-binding domain-containing protein, whose protein sequence is MMKKVWFLGLALGTAISLSACGDSEEAGGEENGDEDADLTIGISLPSATHGWMGALIDQAETEASEISENEGIDYVMTNAEDPNEQANDVDDLIAQDVDALVLLPIESAALTPAGQNVADADIPLVVVDRELENDAADVVVTGDNEGIGYNAGQYLIEQLDGEGDVVEITGPPNSVTEQRGAGFAEAIEGEDGIEVVASQDGDFSTETSLDVMQNILQAQDNIDAVYTQDDGMAFGVLQAIEEAGREDIQYITGAGGETEMFDHIQDEDSLITATFLYPPSMSVEGVRLGADLAQGEEPEEEEVVLEATEITDENADEHYEDASF, encoded by the coding sequence ATGATGAAGAAAGTATGGTTTTTAGGCTTAGCGCTGGGAACGGCCATAAGCTTGTCCGCATGTGGAGATAGTGAAGAAGCCGGTGGAGAGGAAAATGGTGATGAAGATGCTGATCTTACGATCGGAATATCTTTACCTTCTGCCACTCACGGCTGGATGGGCGCATTAATTGACCAAGCCGAAACAGAAGCGAGTGAAATTTCGGAAAATGAAGGCATCGATTATGTGATGACCAATGCTGAGGATCCCAACGAGCAAGCGAACGACGTCGATGATTTAATTGCCCAGGATGTAGATGCATTGGTTCTTCTCCCTATCGAATCGGCAGCGTTAACACCGGCCGGGCAAAATGTAGCTGACGCGGATATTCCCTTAGTTGTCGTGGACCGGGAGTTGGAAAATGATGCAGCAGATGTTGTGGTTACCGGAGACAATGAAGGTATCGGTTATAATGCCGGTCAATATCTCATTGAGCAATTGGATGGGGAAGGGGACGTCGTAGAAATTACCGGACCGCCTAACTCGGTAACGGAACAACGCGGCGCCGGTTTTGCAGAAGCGATTGAAGGCGAAGACGGTATTGAAGTCGTCGCTTCCCAGGATGGGGACTTCTCAACGGAGACTTCCTTGGATGTCATGCAAAATATTTTACAGGCTCAAGATAACATTGATGCTGTCTATACCCAAGACGATGGAATGGCTTTTGGTGTATTGCAAGCCATTGAAGAGGCAGGACGAGAGGATATTCAATACATCACAGGCGCAGGGGGAGAAACAGAGATGTTTGACCATATCCAGGACGAGGATAGCTTGATTACGGCCACTTTCTTGTATCCGCCTTCCATGAGTGTAGAAGGGGTGCGGTTGGGTGCAGATCTAGCACAAGGGGAAGAGCCTGAAGAGGAAGAAGTGGTGCTGGAAGCCACTGAAATAACGGATGAAAACGCTGATGAACATTACGAGGATGCTTCATTCTAG
- a CDS encoding LacI family DNA-binding transcriptional regulator, with protein sequence MVNIQRVAKEAGVSVATVSRVLHDQNTVTAKTRLKVEEAIQKLNYQPSMLGRNLRKSESRLLLVLIPEISNPFYFDIIKGIESIAISHNYNILLCETDSSPERENIYFDLIRTKMADGIISMDPAVNMDALMDLAEKHPIIQCSEYTAEGEIPYVTIDNEAASYQAVKHLIKIGNEKIALINSNKKYLYARQRKKGYQRALEEQGVVVRKEYIYHTEHLGFEYGQQAVKNILKVNDPPTAIFAVSDLLAIGALKELHAQGLHVPDDIAVVGFDKIHFSNMTNPTLTTIAQPMYKMGTLAVEMLIKRIKGENVESIILDHELVIRESTSG encoded by the coding sequence ATGGTAAACATTCAACGGGTTGCAAAAGAAGCAGGTGTATCTGTAGCAACAGTCTCACGCGTGTTACACGACCAAAATACGGTTACGGCGAAAACAAGATTAAAAGTTGAAGAAGCTATTCAAAAATTGAATTATCAACCAAGTATGCTCGGCAGAAACTTAAGAAAGTCTGAAAGTCGTTTGCTTTTAGTCCTTATTCCCGAGATTTCCAATCCGTTTTATTTTGATATCATTAAAGGAATCGAAAGCATCGCCATCAGTCACAATTATAATATTTTGTTATGCGAAACAGATTCCAGTCCGGAAAGGGAAAATATTTATTTTGACCTGATAAGGACAAAAATGGCTGATGGAATTATTTCGATGGATCCGGCTGTAAATATGGACGCCCTTATGGATTTGGCTGAGAAGCACCCAATTATACAATGCAGCGAGTACACGGCTGAAGGTGAAATTCCTTATGTGACGATCGATAATGAAGCAGCATCTTATCAAGCCGTCAAGCATTTAATTAAGATTGGCAATGAAAAAATAGCATTAATAAATTCAAATAAAAAATATCTTTATGCTCGCCAACGAAAAAAAGGATATCAAAGAGCCTTAGAAGAGCAAGGGGTTGTTGTCAGAAAGGAGTACATCTACCATACCGAGCACTTGGGATTTGAGTATGGACAGCAAGCGGTCAAAAATATCTTAAAGGTAAACGATCCGCCAACGGCTATATTTGCTGTATCTGATTTATTGGCGATTGGCGCATTAAAGGAACTACATGCACAGGGTCTACATGTACCGGATGATATTGCAGTGGTCGGCTTTGATAAAATTCATTTTTCCAATATGACCAACCCTACGCTTACAACCATTGCTCAACCAATGTATAAAATGGGTACACTTGCAGTAGAAATGCTTATCAAAAGAATTAAAGGAGAAAATGTTGAAAGCATTATTTTGGACCATGAATTAGTCATTCGAGAATCTACATCAGGTTAA
- a CDS encoding ROK family protein, with product MFTTDGEKMDKWKIETDIEDNGRHLSGHIIKSIKERFVKHSISAGNLTGIGIGVPGFVDEASTFFVTLGTGVGSGIIVNGDLVNGPNGTAGEIDHTITVPHGRLCTCGREGCLEEYVAAKGLRRSLRDYLRNFRDSSPLHKDSEVIDIYEAAKAGDALAVHIVNDAAYYLAYALANVVTLINPEKIIIGGGVSAAGEKLLRPLVAHFKRFVLKEADKSLSFEFARPGNDAGIYGATWLVMKRLGYFQNML from the coding sequence TTGTTTACGACTGATGGTGAAAAGATGGATAAATGGAAAATAGAAACTGATATAGAAGATAACGGCAGACATTTATCCGGTCACATTATCAAAAGCATCAAAGAGCGTTTTGTGAAGCATTCAATTTCTGCAGGTAATTTGACAGGCATAGGCATCGGTGTTCCGGGTTTCGTCGATGAAGCTTCAACCTTCTTCGTCACTTTGGGAACCGGAGTTGGCAGCGGAATCATTGTTAACGGTGATCTCGTTAACGGACCCAATGGGACTGCCGGGGAGATCGATCATACAATTACGGTTCCTCATGGGCGTTTATGCACATGCGGTCGGGAAGGATGCCTGGAAGAGTATGTGGCGGCCAAAGGGTTGCGGCGAAGTTTGCGAGACTATCTTCGCAATTTCAGAGACTCAAGTCCATTACATAAAGATAGTGAGGTCATCGACATCTATGAGGCTGCAAAAGCCGGAGACGCTCTAGCGGTTCATATCGTCAATGACGCTGCCTATTATTTGGCTTATGCCCTTGCAAACGTGGTCACGCTGATCAACCCGGAGAAAATTATCATTGGTGGAGGGGTGTCGGCTGCCGGGGAGAAGCTGTTGCGCCCATTAGTTGCCCATTTTAAACGCTTCGTTTTAAAAGAAGCCGATAAATCTTTATCATTTGAATTTGCCCGTCCTGGGAATGATGCAGGCATTTACGGTGCAACGTGGCTTGTGATGAAACGGCTTGGCTATTTTCAAAACATGTTGTAG
- the acsA gene encoding acetate--CoA ligase: MELQPLPPKGGDHNLNNYEEATQQFDWAEVEQAFSFYETGKVNMAYEAIDRHAEKADKKDQVALYYSDDQRDEAYTFADMKKMTDKAANVFQEAGIEKGDRVFIFMPRSPELYFAALGAIKVGAIVGPLFEAFMEGAVRDRLENSEAKAIVTTNDLVGRVPVSELPALENVFIQGDDVKEEGKTLDFQTRLAQASENHAITWVDREDGLILHYTSGSTGTPKGVLHVHAAMIQHYQTGKWVLDLKEDDVYWCTADPGWVTGTSYGIFAPWLNGVTNVVRGGRFSPESWYGTLEKYKVTVWYSAPTALRMLASAGDDIVKHYDLSSLRHILSVGEPLNPEVVRWGEEVYGLRIHDSWWMTETGAIMITNFPSLTIKPGSMGKPIPGVEAGILDDQGHELPPNRMGNLALRTGWPAMMRTIWNNEEKYKGYFEFPGWYVSGDSAYKDEEGYYWFQGRVDDVILTAGERVGPFEVESKLVEHPAVGEAGVIGKPDPVRGEIIKAFVALREGYEETDELKEDIRVFVKNGLAAHAAPREMVIRDTLPKTRSGKIMRRVLKAWELDLPTGDLSTMDDD; the protein is encoded by the coding sequence ATGGAATTGCAACCGCTTCCACCCAAAGGTGGAGACCACAATTTAAACAATTACGAAGAAGCAACGCAACAATTTGATTGGGCAGAAGTCGAGCAAGCATTTTCCTTTTACGAAACCGGGAAAGTAAATATGGCGTATGAAGCCATTGACCGTCACGCCGAGAAAGCGGATAAAAAAGATCAAGTCGCGCTCTATTATAGCGATGATCAGCGCGATGAGGCTTATACATTTGCCGACATGAAAAAAATGACCGATAAGGCCGCCAATGTTTTTCAGGAAGCCGGGATTGAAAAAGGGGACCGGGTGTTTATTTTCATGCCGCGTTCGCCTGAATTATACTTTGCCGCCCTTGGGGCGATTAAGGTGGGCGCGATCGTCGGGCCATTGTTTGAAGCTTTTATGGAAGGAGCCGTTAGGGACCGGCTGGAAAACAGCGAAGCAAAAGCGATTGTCACGACCAATGATCTGGTCGGGCGCGTGCCCGTCTCGGAGCTTCCGGCGTTGGAAAACGTATTTATCCAGGGGGACGATGTCAAGGAAGAAGGAAAAACCCTTGACTTTCAAACACGGCTGGCACAGGCATCGGAAAACCATGCCATCACCTGGGTGGATCGTGAAGATGGCTTGATTTTGCATTATACGTCCGGTTCAACAGGCACGCCGAAAGGCGTATTGCACGTGCACGCGGCGATGATCCAGCATTACCAAACGGGCAAATGGGTGCTGGACTTGAAGGAAGATGATGTGTATTGGTGCACGGCAGATCCGGGTTGGGTCACCGGCACGTCCTATGGCATCTTTGCCCCGTGGCTGAATGGCGTCACGAATGTCGTGCGCGGCGGACGGTTTAGTCCCGAGTCCTGGTACGGGACATTGGAAAAATACAAGGTCACCGTGTGGTACAGCGCGCCGACGGCGCTGCGAATGTTGGCGAGCGCCGGGGATGACATCGTAAAACATTATGATCTCTCAAGCTTGCGGCATATTCTCAGCGTCGGCGAACCGTTAAATCCTGAAGTGGTCCGTTGGGGAGAGGAAGTCTATGGCTTGCGTATTCACGATTCCTGGTGGATGACCGAAACGGGCGCGATCATGATTACGAATTTTCCGAGCTTGACGATCAAACCTGGTTCGATGGGCAAACCCATCCCGGGCGTCGAAGCCGGTATTCTGGATGACCAGGGCCATGAACTGCCGCCCAATCGCATGGGGAATCTTGCGTTGCGCACGGGCTGGCCGGCGATGATGCGCACGATTTGGAACAACGAAGAAAAGTATAAAGGATATTTTGAATTTCCGGGCTGGTACGTATCCGGGGATTCCGCCTATAAAGACGAAGAAGGTTACTATTGGTTCCAAGGCCGGGTGGATGATGTGATTTTAACAGCCGGTGAGCGCGTTGGTCCATTTGAAGTGGAAAGCAAGCTCGTGGAGCACCCGGCTGTCGGTGAAGCGGGTGTGATTGGCAAACCGGACCCGGTGCGCGGAGAAATCATTAAAGCCTTTGTCGCGCTTCGCGAAGGCTATGAAGAGACAGATGAACTCAAAGAGGACATCCGCGTCTTCGTGAAAAACGGATTGGCCGCCCACGCGGCGCCGCGGGAAATGGTCATTCGAGACACATTGCCGAAGACCCGGAGCGGGAAAATCATGCGCCGTGTCCTCAAGGCATGGGAACTTGATTTGCCAACCGGAGATTTATCGACGATGGACGATGATTAA
- a CDS encoding GNAT family N-acetyltransferase has translation MEHIKTYYREEVQVNGKKLLFEGPISSEQIDCYDYHPGLVAFRQPKEQKKALMGIAELPEGRINVAVDDGMIVGYVTFVYPDPLERWSESPLDNLIELGAIEVAHEYRGAQIGSRLLKLSMYDDAMEDYIIITTEYYWHWDLKNSGKSVWEYRKIMEKMMNKGDLYWMATDDPEISSHPANCLLVRIGSRVSLEDVQTFDQIRFTDRFLF, from the coding sequence ATGGAACACATCAAAACATATTATCGTGAAGAAGTGCAAGTCAACGGAAAAAAACTTCTCTTTGAAGGGCCTATATCCAGTGAACAAATTGATTGCTATGATTATCATCCGGGACTTGTCGCATTTCGACAACCGAAAGAGCAAAAAAAAGCATTAATGGGCATAGCCGAACTGCCGGAAGGGCGGATCAACGTCGCCGTTGATGATGGCATGATCGTTGGATATGTGACATTTGTTTACCCCGACCCCCTTGAACGTTGGTCGGAAAGCCCGCTTGATAATTTGATCGAACTGGGAGCCATTGAAGTCGCACATGAATACCGCGGGGCGCAAATAGGGAGCCGTTTGTTGAAACTATCGATGTATGACGATGCCATGGAAGACTACATCATTATTACGACCGAATATTATTGGCACTGGGATCTTAAAAATAGCGGAAAATCCGTATGGGAATACCGTAAAATTATGGAAAAAATGATGAACAAAGGCGACTTATATTGGATGGCCACCGATGATCCGGAAATCAGCTCCCACCCGGCCAATTGTTTATTGGTTCGGATCGGAAGCCGCGTTTCGCTGGAAGATGTACAAACCTTCGACCAAATACGCTTTACCGACCGATTCTTGTTTTAA
- a CDS encoding CBS and ACT domain-containing protein, with amino-acid sequence MRTNVHKLKMDDKIESAVELMEKERLRHIPIVADDDTLIGIISDRDVRDARFSIFSNKRLDAILQKPVKEIMKTEVFTVHPLEYVADVASMLSEHQITGAPVTVDDKLVGMITGRDLLDTLVQLMGADQPSSQIEVKVSDVSGQLADVTAIFKHHGINVTSMLIYPDKQSDYKILALRVQAMDIRAVLASLKDEGYEIASPSIPNMERPSDYD; translated from the coding sequence ATGAGAACGAACGTTCATAAATTAAAGATGGATGACAAAATTGAAAGCGCTGTCGAACTTATGGAAAAGGAACGCCTTCGTCACATCCCGATCGTTGCAGATGATGACACCCTTATCGGCATCATCTCCGACCGAGACGTTCGCGATGCTAGGTTCTCCATTTTCAGCAATAAGCGCTTGGATGCCATTTTACAAAAGCCAGTAAAAGAAATTATGAAAACCGAAGTTTTCACTGTTCACCCACTTGAATACGTGGCTGATGTAGCCTCCATGCTCAGTGAACATCAAATCACCGGAGCCCCGGTAACCGTCGATGATAAACTTGTCGGCATGATTACCGGAAGAGACTTGCTCGATACGCTTGTCCAGCTCATGGGGGCTGACCAACCAAGTTCACAAATCGAGGTAAAAGTTTCCGATGTAAGCGGCCAACTTGCCGATGTGACTGCAATCTTCAAGCATCACGGCATTAATGTGACGAGCATGCTTATTTATCCCGATAAGCAATCCGACTATAAAATTCTAGCATTACGAGTCCAGGCAATGGATATACGTGCCGTCCTTGCATCACTCAAAGACGAAGGATATGAAATCGCCAGTCCTTCCATCCCGAATATGGAGCGTCCTTCCGATTATGACTAA
- a CDS encoding acetoin utilization protein AcuC, protein MTNKHAAFIFNEEQLDYKFNDTHPFNPLRLRLTVDLLQSLGALSSDEIVPPRKATDEEIGLFHEKGYIEAVKRGSVEQLPAGTAANYGLGTEDTPTFPNMHDASALLVGGTIQAVDEVMEERHKHAANLGGGLHHGFRGKASGFCIYNDSAIAIRYIREHYDARVLYIDTDAHHGDGVQWAFYDDPDVMTLSIHETGRYLFPGTGAITEKGAGQGYGFTLNLPLDAFTEDDSFITCYETAVKEACAFFQPDVILTQNGADAHFLDPLTHLSTTLRTFKQVPKIAHEMAHQYCDGKWIAVGGGGYDIWRVVPLAWSNVWLEMSDQTSLIHGKLPKKWRNRWSDKATDSLPVYWEEPEHEVPRIPRRSAINQKNAQTLEKSLYYIRREMQDH, encoded by the coding sequence ATGACTAACAAACATGCAGCATTCATATTCAACGAAGAGCAACTGGACTACAAATTTAACGATACCCATCCTTTTAACCCGCTGCGATTGAGATTAACGGTTGATCTCTTACAGTCATTGGGAGCATTATCTTCCGACGAGATCGTTCCGCCGAGAAAAGCAACGGACGAAGAAATTGGGTTGTTCCACGAGAAAGGTTATATCGAAGCTGTAAAAAGGGGATCGGTGGAGCAATTACCTGCGGGAACAGCCGCGAACTATGGCCTTGGAACCGAAGACACGCCTACCTTCCCAAATATGCACGATGCTTCTGCATTGCTAGTCGGGGGCACAATTCAGGCCGTAGACGAAGTGATGGAAGAACGGCACAAACACGCTGCAAATCTCGGAGGCGGACTGCACCACGGATTCCGCGGCAAAGCATCCGGGTTTTGCATCTATAATGACAGTGCAATTGCGATCCGTTATATTCGGGAACACTATGATGCCCGCGTGCTTTATATCGATACCGATGCCCACCATGGCGACGGGGTGCAGTGGGCATTCTACGATGACCCGGACGTCATGACCCTTTCCATTCACGAAACAGGCCGGTATTTGTTCCCGGGCACCGGGGCAATTACAGAAAAAGGCGCCGGACAAGGATACGGTTTTACGTTAAACCTTCCTCTTGATGCCTTCACGGAAGATGACTCGTTCATAACCTGTTATGAAACGGCTGTCAAAGAAGCATGCGCTTTTTTTCAACCGGATGTCATTCTGACCCAAAATGGGGCTGACGCCCATTTCCTTGATCCGCTTACGCATTTGTCGACAACACTCCGCACTTTTAAGCAAGTGCCGAAAATCGCCCATGAAATGGCGCATCAATATTGTGACGGCAAATGGATTGCCGTCGGCGGCGGAGGTTATGACATTTGGCGTGTCGTGCCGCTTGCCTGGTCCAATGTTTGGCTGGAGATGAGCGACCAAACTTCGCTCATCCACGGAAAACTTCCGAAAAAGTGGCGAAATCGCTGGAGCGACAAAGCAACCGATTCTCTCCCCGTATACTGGGAAGAACCCGAGCATGAGGTGCCCAGAATCCCGCGGCGCTCCGCAATCAACCAAAAAAATGCACAAACACTTGAAAAATCGCTCTACTATATCCGACGAGAAATGCAAGACCACTAA
- the motS gene encoding flagellar motor protein MotS produces the protein MKFRRPVKTQSKQKQWLTIFSDMMIIMLVFFIMLYSISVVDAQRFQYLVDSFQGEDIFDESSSVVAEEPEASHSEDDHMDDDSNGNMEEDELESLLEEVRSYIEDNRLEDMITATREERGVKLVLQDRLLFGTGEAYILEEAESFLDETITLLEELPYTVEVEGHTDNRPIETYRYPSNWELSSARASSVIRYFIEEGDLERSRFVATGYGDTQPVEPNDSSVNMQENRRVVIFITDPDFEDKT, from the coding sequence ATGAAGTTTAGAAGACCTGTGAAAACACAGTCGAAGCAAAAGCAATGGCTAACGATTTTCTCGGATATGATGATCATCATGCTGGTATTTTTTATTATGTTGTACTCTATTTCGGTTGTTGACGCGCAGCGTTTTCAATATTTAGTGGATTCTTTTCAGGGGGAGGATATATTTGACGAGTCTTCATCCGTCGTAGCCGAAGAACCGGAAGCATCCCATTCGGAGGATGATCATATGGATGATGACAGTAATGGAAATATGGAAGAAGATGAACTGGAATCCCTCTTGGAAGAAGTGCGAAGCTACATAGAAGACAATAGGCTTGAAGATATGATTACGGCCACCCGCGAAGAGCGAGGGGTGAAACTTGTCTTGCAAGACAGGCTGTTGTTTGGTACCGGAGAAGCGTACATTTTGGAGGAAGCTGAATCCTTTTTGGATGAAACGATCACCCTTTTGGAGGAATTGCCCTATACTGTAGAGGTAGAAGGCCATACGGACAACAGACCGATTGAGACCTATCGATACCCTTCCAATTGGGAGTTGTCAAGCGCGCGGGCCAGCAGTGTCATTCGCTATTTTATAGAGGAAGGTGATCTTGAAAGATCTCGCTTTGTGGCAACAGGCTATGGGGATACCCAACCAGTCGAACCTAACGATTCATCCGTAAATATGCAAGAAAACCGTCGAGTAGTTATTTTTATTACGGATCCCGACTTTGAAGACAAAACCTAA